Proteins from a genomic interval of Streptomyces sp. TLI_235:
- a CDS encoding hypothetical protein (manually curated) has product MSGASGAGCRSDRTKRLRRAVQGRDVPVMATMSRAPRAPDFEGQHSPAQQADLLVPHPLAAPCTPGYPSQLGTSESDWGEVDTVVDHIILHRNVSKVALVGWSAAAFQLGPYTLQHPQKVASLLLLAPIFPPKGRASKAGTRFDPPVPLPVSSPAATFGFPMNLSSRETFGSAWDRELHCPKQREDGMVD; this is encoded by the coding sequence ATGAGCGGTGCATCCGGCGCGGGCTGCCGGTCCGACCGGACGAAACGATTACGTCGGGCCGTACAGGGCCGGGATGTCCCGGTCATGGCGACGATGTCCCGCGCACCTCGCGCGCCGGATTTCGAAGGACAACACAGCCCGGCGCAGCAGGCCGACCTCCTCGTCCCCCATCCCCTGGCGGCGCCGTGCACGCCCGGCTACCCGTCCCAGCTGGGGACTTCGGAGAGTGACTGGGGCGAGGTGGACACGGTCGTCGACCACATCATCCTGCACCGGAACGTGTCGAAGGTGGCGCTGGTCGGATGGTCGGCCGCCGCCTTCCAGCTCGGGCCGTACACGCTGCAGCATCCGCAGAAGGTGGCGAGCCTTCTCCTGCTCGCGCCGATCTTCCCGCCGAAGGGTCGGGCCTCGAAGGCCGGCACCAGGTTCGACCCGCCGGTGCCGCTGCCCGTCTCCTCGCCGGCGGCGACGTTCGGCTTCCCGATGAACCTCAGCTCCAGGGAGACGTTCGGGAGCGCCTGGGACAGGGAGCTGCACTGCCCGAAGCAGCGCGAGGACGGCATGGTGGACTAG
- a CDS encoding transposase, giving the protein MIRVEDWAEIRRLHRSEGLSARAVARQLGISRGTVSRALASDRPPKYQRPLKGSAVDAVEPAVRELLKQTPTMPVTVIAERIGWERGLTILRERVRELRPAYLPVDPVSRTVYQPGELAQCDLWFPPVDIPVGYGQCGRPPVLVIVSGYSRVITARMLPSRQSGDLIDGHWRLLADGWGAVPKMLVWDNEPGVGKGRPTSEFAAFAGLLAVRVHLCRPRDPEAKGLVERANGYLETSFLPGRTFTGPDDFNAQLTAWLQVANRRQHRSIDARPADRWEADRAAMLTVPPVTPPNWWRFHTRLGRDHYIRVDTCDYSVHPRAIGHRVMVRADNEEITVTCGNDIVARHTRCWARHQTLTDPEHAAAANALRGEVTHQQAARAHAARAALLAPDSLGIEVEQRELHSYDRMFTLIEGGAGKEDT; this is encoded by the coding sequence GTGATCCGTGTGGAGGACTGGGCCGAGATTCGCCGGTTGCACCGGTCGGAGGGGTTGTCGGCCCGGGCTGTGGCCCGGCAGCTGGGGATCTCTCGGGGCACGGTGTCGCGGGCGCTGGCCTCGGACCGACCGCCGAAGTACCAGCGGCCGCTGAAGGGCTCGGCGGTGGACGCGGTGGAGCCGGCAGTCCGGGAGCTGTTGAAGCAGACTCCGACGATGCCGGTCACGGTGATCGCGGAGCGGATCGGCTGGGAGCGCGGCCTGACGATCCTGCGTGAACGGGTCCGCGAGCTGCGGCCGGCCTACCTGCCCGTTGATCCGGTCTCGCGGACGGTCTATCAGCCGGGCGAGCTCGCCCAGTGCGACCTGTGGTTCCCGCCGGTGGACATCCCGGTGGGCTATGGGCAGTGCGGGCGGCCGCCGGTTCTGGTCATCGTCTCCGGGTATTCGCGGGTGATCACCGCCCGGATGCTGCCCTCGAGGCAGAGCGGCGACCTGATCGACGGCCACTGGCGGCTATTGGCCGACGGCTGGGGCGCCGTTCCCAAGATGCTGGTCTGGGACAACGAGCCGGGGGTCGGCAAAGGCAGACCGACCAGCGAGTTCGCCGCGTTCGCCGGCCTGCTCGCGGTCAGGGTGCATCTCTGCCGGCCCCGCGACCCCGAGGCGAAGGGCCTGGTCGAGCGCGCGAACGGCTACCTGGAGACCAGTTTCCTGCCCGGCCGCACCTTCACCGGCCCTGACGACTTCAACGCCCAGCTGACCGCCTGGCTGCAGGTCGCCAACCGCAGGCAGCACCGCTCGATCGACGCCCGGCCGGCGGACCGCTGGGAGGCCGACCGGGCCGCGATGCTCACCGTCCCGCCCGTCACCCCGCCCAACTGGTGGCGTTTCCACACCCGCCTCGGCCGCGACCACTACATCCGCGTCGACACCTGCGACTACTCCGTCCACCCCCGCGCGATCGGCCACCGCGTCATGGTCCGCGCAGACAACGAGGAGATCACCGTCACCTGCGGCAACGACATCGTCGCCCGGCACACCCGCTGCTGGGCCAGACACCAGACCCTGACCGACCCCGAGCACGCCGCCGCGGCCAACGCCCTGCGAGGCGAGGTCACCCACCAGCAGGCCGCCCGCGCGCACGCCGCCCGGGCCGCACTCCTGGCCCCGGACAGCCTCGGCATCGAGGTCGAGCAACGCGAACTCCACTCCTACGACCGCATGTTCACCCTCATCGAGGGCGGCGCCGGAAAGGAGGACACCTGA
- a CDS encoding DNA replication protein DnaC, whose product MTRTATATSRTTTTDTAKQNGQAARTGRQTAADLAFLARAMKAPALLDAAERLAERAQAESWTHTEYLVACLQREVSARDSHGGEGRIRAARFPAVKTIEELDLAHLRGMTRQQLAHLGTLDFIAAKENVVFLGPPGTGKTHLATGLAVRACQAGHRVAFATASQWVDRLAAAHQAGRLQDELVRLGRYPLIVIDEVGYIPFEPEAANLFFQLISNRYERASVIVTSNKPFGRWGETFGDETVAAAMIDRLVHHAEVHSLKGESYRMRGRELGRTPTTSND is encoded by the coding sequence ATGACCCGCACCGCGACCGCCACCAGTCGCACCACCACGACCGACACGGCCAAGCAGAACGGCCAGGCGGCCCGAACGGGCCGGCAGACCGCCGCCGACCTGGCCTTCCTCGCCCGCGCGATGAAGGCCCCCGCGCTGCTCGACGCCGCCGAGCGCCTGGCCGAGCGCGCCCAAGCGGAGTCCTGGACCCACACCGAGTACCTGGTCGCCTGCCTGCAGCGCGAGGTCTCGGCCCGGGACAGCCACGGCGGCGAGGGCCGCATCCGCGCGGCCCGCTTCCCGGCGGTCAAGACCATCGAGGAGCTCGACCTCGCCCATCTGCGGGGCATGACGCGCCAACAACTCGCCCATCTGGGAACATTGGACTTCATAGCGGCCAAGGAGAACGTGGTCTTCCTCGGACCGCCGGGCACCGGCAAGACCCACCTCGCCACCGGACTCGCGGTCCGGGCCTGCCAGGCCGGGCACCGGGTCGCGTTCGCCACCGCCTCCCAGTGGGTCGACCGTCTCGCCGCAGCCCACCAGGCCGGCCGGCTCCAGGACGAACTGGTCAGGCTCGGCCGTTACCCGCTGATCGTGATCGACGAGGTCGGCTACATCCCGTTCGAACCGGAGGCCGCGAACCTGTTCTTCCAGCTGATCTCGAACCGCTACGAGAGGGCCAGCGTGATCGTCACCTCGAACAAGCCCTTCGGGCGCTGGGGAGAGACCTTCGGTGACGAGACCGTCGCCGCCGCCATGATCGACCGACTCGTCCACCACGCCGAGGTCCACTCCCTCAAAGGCGAGTCCTACCGCATGCGCGGCCGCGAACTCGGCCGCACCCCGACCACCAGCAACGACTGA
- a CDS encoding TetR family transcriptional regulator has product MAGRPRGIDDLVILRATAEVIGRAGPAGLTLAAVAREVGLVPGTLVQRFGSKGGLLAALARQSAKDADAMPERLRGDHETALDALAALVTEWLAPMDTPERFANHLALLCADLTDPQLHEHALTAHRAQHRAIERLLADAVAAGELRAGTDTAAMAGSVQAMTAGAGLVWALERSGTLAERIAPELRTVLAAHLAPAPHHDTPEEA; this is encoded by the coding sequence ATGGCCGGACGCCCCCGCGGCATCGACGACCTGGTGATCCTGCGCGCGACCGCCGAGGTGATCGGCCGGGCCGGCCCGGCCGGGCTGACGCTGGCCGCCGTGGCGCGGGAGGTCGGCCTGGTGCCCGGCACCCTCGTCCAGCGGTTCGGCTCCAAGGGCGGACTCCTGGCGGCGCTCGCCCGGCAGTCCGCGAAGGACGCCGACGCGATGCCCGAGCGCCTGCGCGGCGATCACGAGACGGCACTCGACGCGCTGGCGGCGCTGGTCACGGAGTGGCTGGCCCCCATGGACACGCCCGAGCGGTTCGCCAACCACCTGGCCCTCCTGTGCGCGGACCTCACGGATCCGCAGCTCCACGAGCACGCCCTGACCGCGCACCGCGCGCAGCACCGGGCGATCGAACGGCTCCTGGCGGACGCCGTCGCCGCCGGCGAGCTCCGCGCCGGGACGGACACCGCCGCCATGGCCGGCTCCGTGCAGGCGATGACCGCCGGTGCCGGCCTGGTCTGGGCGCTGGAGCGCAGCGGCACCCTCGCCGAGCGGATCGCGCCCGAGCTCCGCACCGTGCTCGCCGCGCACCTCGCCCCCGCCCCCCACCACGACACCCCGGAGGAAGCATGA
- a CDS encoding myo-inositol-1(or 4)-monophosphatase, whose amino-acid sequence MSETLQTTAVAASDAELLAQTANAAREAGSALRERFGEVVRYQTREELMRALAVNDETALGILRPRLTSLRPDAGWVEDELDGGALPPGEWWVVDPAEGNVNHLHALPEWAVTATLVRDNQPVLTVVHLPLTGETYTALTGAGAHVDGRPLHVSPTADLGLSIVATSQARPDEDEKVVRRVGSSITAMLFDALVVRTSVPATLHLLNVAAGRTDAFWQFAGARADLLPGALLVSEAGGRISDAEGRPWTPQSESFLAAAPGVHAEAVATLSR is encoded by the coding sequence ATGTCCGAAACGCTTCAGACCACCGCAGTCGCCGCCTCCGACGCCGAGCTGCTCGCCCAGACCGCGAACGCCGCGCGTGAGGCGGGTTCGGCGCTGCGCGAGCGCTTCGGCGAGGTGGTCCGCTACCAGACCCGCGAAGAGCTGATGCGTGCCCTCGCCGTCAACGACGAGACGGCCCTCGGCATCCTGCGCCCCCGCCTCACGAGCCTGCGCCCGGACGCCGGTTGGGTGGAGGACGAGCTCGACGGCGGGGCGCTGCCGCCCGGCGAATGGTGGGTCGTGGATCCGGCCGAAGGCAACGTCAACCACCTGCACGCCCTGCCCGAGTGGGCGGTGACCGCCACCCTCGTGCGCGACAACCAGCCCGTGCTCACCGTGGTCCACCTGCCGTTGACCGGCGAGACCTACACCGCGCTCACCGGCGCGGGAGCCCACGTCGACGGCCGGCCGCTGCATGTCTCCCCCACTGCGGACCTCGGCCTGAGCATCGTGGCCACCAGCCAGGCCCGGCCGGACGAGGACGAGAAGGTCGTGCGACGCGTCGGCTCCTCGATCACCGCGATGCTCTTCGACGCGCTCGTCGTCCGCACCTCCGTGCCCGCGACCCTGCACCTGCTGAACGTGGCCGCCGGCCGGACCGACGCCTTCTGGCAGTTCGCCGGCGCCCGCGCGGACCTGCTGCCCGGAGCGCTGCTCGTCAGCGAGGCCGGCGGACGGATCTCCGACGCCGAGGGCCGCCCCTGGACCCCGCAGAGCGAAAGCTTCCTGGCCGCCGCGCCCGGCGTCCACGCCGAAGCCGTCGCCACGCTCTCGCGCTGA
- a CDS encoding polar amino acid transport system substrate-binding protein, which yields MTPLSARGRAAATAALSSVLLLSACGAGGSGKNEADLHDQLPEAVQKAGVIRIGASLTAAPVVFRGSAGQPDGLDPDLAAAMAKVLGVKLEFQDVGPFSNVLPGLLDKKYDIAMSGITDNLNRRQGLDKNGKQINDGVDFVDYYMAGIGIMVGKGNPAKIAKVDDLCGHGVTVKKGTTHNDLAQRQKSVCDQLGKPLQVLETADDAAAMENLRAGRADAYVTDYPKALYNSQAVAGGQAFDIAGPQLQPKPYGIALRKSDSRLRDVLAKAMRRVVADGTYDEILTRRQLTVGAIQSPVVNGGTS from the coding sequence ATGACTCCTCTGTCCGCGCGCGGCCGCGCTGCCGCCACCGCCGCCCTGTCCTCCGTCCTGCTGTTGAGCGCCTGCGGTGCGGGCGGCTCCGGCAAGAACGAAGCGGATCTCCACGACCAGCTCCCCGAGGCCGTCCAGAAGGCCGGCGTGATCCGGATCGGTGCCTCCCTGACCGCCGCACCGGTGGTCTTCCGCGGCTCCGCGGGCCAGCCCGACGGCCTCGACCCGGACCTCGCCGCCGCGATGGCCAAGGTCCTCGGCGTCAAGCTCGAGTTCCAGGACGTCGGCCCGTTCAGCAACGTGCTGCCCGGACTGCTCGACAAGAAGTACGACATCGCGATGTCCGGCATCACCGACAACCTCAACCGCCGGCAGGGGCTGGACAAGAACGGCAAGCAGATCAACGACGGCGTCGACTTCGTCGACTACTACATGGCCGGCATCGGCATCATGGTCGGCAAGGGCAACCCTGCGAAGATCGCCAAGGTCGACGACCTGTGCGGGCACGGCGTCACCGTCAAGAAGGGCACCACGCACAACGACCTCGCCCAGCGCCAGAAGTCGGTCTGCGATCAGCTCGGCAAGCCGCTGCAGGTCCTGGAGACGGCGGACGACGCCGCGGCCATGGAGAACCTGCGCGCCGGCCGGGCCGACGCCTACGTCACCGACTACCCGAAGGCCCTGTACAACTCCCAGGCCGTCGCCGGCGGCCAGGCCTTCGACATCGCCGGACCGCAGCTCCAGCCCAAGCCGTACGGGATCGCCCTGCGCAAGAGCGACTCGCGCCTGCGCGACGTCCTGGCGAAGGCGATGCGGCGGGTGGTCGCCGACGGCACCTACGACGAGATCCTGACCCGGCGGCAGCTCACCGTGGGCGCCATCCAGAGCCCGGTGGTCAACGGAGGCACCAGCTGA
- a CDS encoding NAD(P)-dependent dehydrogenase (short-subunit alcohol dehydrogenase family): protein MTPDPRPLAGKVALVAGGTRGGGRGIAVELGAAGATVYVTGRSSSAGRSDLDRPETIEGTADRVTAAGGLGIPVRTDHSRPEEVRALVERIAAEQDGRLDVLVNSVWGGDTLTDWAHPLWEQDLDTGLRLLRRAVETHIVTSRFALPLMVARGSGLVVEVTDGNTARYRGSFFCDMAKSAVVRLAVAQAAELKPHGVAAVAITPGFLRSEAMLEHFGVTEANWIDGAAKDPNFAHSETPAYLGRAVAALAADPGVMAKTGRALATWGLYREYGFTDVDGTQPDFAAHWAKNLEAEYGPLGDPL from the coding sequence ATGACGCCCGACCCGCGCCCGCTCGCCGGAAAGGTGGCCCTGGTCGCCGGAGGCACCCGCGGCGGCGGCCGCGGCATCGCCGTCGAACTCGGCGCCGCCGGCGCCACGGTGTACGTTACCGGCCGCAGCAGCAGCGCCGGCCGCTCCGACCTCGACCGCCCGGAGACCATCGAGGGGACCGCCGACCGCGTCACCGCCGCCGGCGGTCTGGGCATCCCCGTCCGCACCGACCACAGCCGGCCCGAGGAGGTCCGGGCGCTGGTCGAGCGGATCGCCGCCGAGCAGGACGGCCGGCTCGACGTCCTCGTCAACTCGGTCTGGGGCGGCGACACGCTGACGGACTGGGCGCACCCGCTGTGGGAGCAGGACCTCGACACCGGCCTGCGGCTGCTCCGCCGGGCGGTGGAGACCCACATCGTCACCAGCCGGTTCGCGCTGCCGCTGATGGTCGCGCGCGGCAGCGGCCTGGTCGTGGAGGTCACCGACGGCAACACCGCCCGCTACCGCGGGTCCTTCTTCTGCGACATGGCGAAGTCCGCGGTCGTCCGGCTCGCCGTCGCACAGGCCGCCGAGCTGAAGCCGCACGGCGTCGCGGCCGTGGCGATCACCCCCGGCTTCCTGCGCTCCGAGGCGATGCTGGAGCACTTCGGCGTCACCGAGGCGAACTGGATCGACGGCGCGGCGAAGGACCCGAACTTCGCCCACTCCGAGACCCCGGCCTACCTGGGCCGGGCGGTGGCCGCGCTCGCCGCCGACCCCGGCGTCATGGCCAAGACCGGCCGCGCCCTGGCCACCTGGGGCCTGTACCGGGAGTACGGCTTCACCGACGTCGACGGCACGCAGCCCGACTTCGCCGCCCACTGGGCGAAGAACCTGGAGGCGGAGTACGGGCCGCTCGGAGACCCGCTGTGA
- a CDS encoding glycosyl hydrolase family 2 has translation MKRQPARRTGRRMWSLLLAATLSLPVVGLVPGTSAAEPADRTTTFATADPNAQVHGLKGEYYRMSAPGARDFAELGGVTLDPEINLPGLAGAFQEMTGRQENTTARWTGQIQAPATGDYTFYAIGDNGFRLFVDGKPVVDHWVPDWDREQTSAALHLGAGERHDVRLEMFQDVGGANMFLRWSSPVLPKQIVPESAFTPPAGFSVYPVALSVAEDGLRLQATFDGRVGGAAGVADHLRIEADTTPMPVRSVSVASDDKRSLIVKLAEPVQKGQQVRVRYDGAGGLTADGEAVPQIVRTAANASTHRLTTPFGDKVDPNHPLPEYPRPQQVRDDWLNLDGPWQFAAAGAGEQPVFGKDLGEKIIVPYPVESQLSGLERHEDHMFYRRTVTVPKNWKIGRGQRLKLNFGAVDYRATVWVNGTEVAEHTGGYTGFGADITDALRGTGPQEIVVAVTDTAGADQPIGKQSNSPGGIVYTQSSGIWQTVWMEPVATTSIDSLTTTPDIDTGTLAVTVNSPGAPAGTIVKAVAKDARGTTVGSISGPANTLLHLPVADQHLWTPDDPYLYDLKVTLTGGKSTDTVKSYFGMRKIALADVGGYRKLVLNGKPIFSLAQLDQGFWPDGLYTAPSDAAIAFDLKAQKDLGFNAVRKHIKVESPRWYYQADRLGLLVWQDFVSGDYSTAAGQQEFVDEGMAEMRLLHNSPSVIGWIVFNEGWGEWDRTATGKLTEAVRAADPSRLVNAHSGVNCCASKGDSGKGDIIDHHDYGNTDPAFPDATRAAMDGEHGGFTLRSPGHLWPGAPAVIYSGVADKAALTQRYVQNTETFYLAAAGAELSGSVYTQVTDLENELNGLWTYDRRQIKVDAAQVRAVNLKVIAAGANAGARSELHGGGSWALDEGSGTAAADQGPNKADLALTGGTTWAPGVSGSALKFNGQGQYAQTAGPVLDTTKSYSVSAWVTLDALPGNYATAVSQDGRRIENPFYLQYGQGAFAFSLPGGNRARLPITPQLGRWYHLVGVHDAASATIGLYVDGTLAASVPAGPADVGTGPLAVGRAKYNGQNGDFWNGSVDLVHAYDRALTAAEVSALHTAEQPA, from the coding sequence ATGAAACGACAGCCAGCCCGCCGGACCGGGCGCAGGATGTGGTCGCTGCTGCTGGCAGCAACGCTCTCGCTCCCGGTGGTCGGCCTGGTCCCCGGCACGTCGGCGGCCGAACCCGCCGACCGGACGACCACCTTCGCCACCGCCGACCCCAACGCCCAGGTGCACGGACTGAAGGGCGAGTACTACCGGATGTCGGCCCCGGGGGCCCGCGACTTCGCGGAACTCGGCGGGGTCACGCTCGACCCGGAGATCAACCTGCCCGGGCTGGCCGGGGCGTTCCAGGAGATGACGGGCCGCCAGGAGAACACCACGGCCCGCTGGACCGGACAGATCCAGGCCCCCGCGACCGGCGACTACACCTTCTACGCGATCGGCGACAACGGCTTCCGCCTGTTCGTCGACGGAAAGCCCGTCGTCGACCACTGGGTGCCGGACTGGGACCGGGAGCAGACCAGCGCCGCCCTGCACCTGGGCGCCGGCGAGCGGCACGACGTCAGGCTGGAGATGTTCCAGGACGTCGGCGGCGCCAACATGTTCCTGCGCTGGTCCAGCCCGGTGCTGCCCAAGCAGATCGTGCCGGAGTCGGCCTTCACGCCGCCCGCCGGCTTCAGCGTCTACCCGGTGGCGCTGTCCGTAGCCGAGGACGGTCTCAGGCTGCAGGCCACCTTCGACGGCAGGGTCGGCGGTGCGGCGGGCGTCGCCGACCACCTGCGGATCGAGGCGGACACCACGCCGATGCCGGTGAGGTCCGTCTCGGTCGCCTCGGACGACAAGCGGTCGCTGATCGTCAAGCTCGCCGAGCCGGTGCAGAAGGGCCAGCAGGTCCGGGTGCGCTACGACGGCGCGGGCGGCCTGACCGCCGACGGCGAGGCCGTCCCGCAGATCGTGCGCACCGCGGCGAACGCCTCCACCCACCGCCTCACCACACCGTTCGGCGACAAGGTCGACCCGAATCACCCGCTGCCGGAGTACCCGCGGCCGCAGCAGGTCCGCGACGACTGGCTGAACCTCGACGGCCCCTGGCAGTTCGCGGCCGCCGGCGCGGGCGAGCAGCCGGTCTTCGGCAAGGACCTGGGCGAGAAGATCATCGTCCCGTACCCCGTCGAGTCCCAGTTGTCCGGTCTGGAACGGCACGAGGACCACATGTTCTACCGGCGCACCGTCACCGTGCCGAAGAACTGGAAGATCGGCCGCGGGCAGCGCCTCAAGCTGAACTTCGGCGCCGTCGACTACCGGGCCACCGTCTGGGTCAACGGCACCGAAGTCGCCGAGCACACCGGCGGCTACACCGGCTTCGGCGCGGACATCACCGACGCGCTCAGGGGCACCGGCCCGCAGGAGATCGTGGTCGCCGTCACCGACACGGCCGGGGCGGACCAGCCGATCGGCAAGCAGTCGAACTCCCCCGGCGGCATCGTCTACACCCAGTCGTCCGGCATCTGGCAGACCGTCTGGATGGAGCCGGTCGCCACCACCTCGATCGACAGCCTCACCACCACCCCCGACATCGACACCGGCACCCTCGCCGTCACCGTCAACTCCCCCGGCGCGCCCGCCGGGACGATCGTCAAGGCGGTCGCCAAGGACGCCAGGGGCACCACCGTCGGCTCGATCAGCGGCCCCGCCAACACCCTGCTGCACCTGCCGGTGGCCGACCAGCACCTGTGGACGCCCGACGACCCGTACCTCTACGACCTCAAGGTCACCCTGACCGGCGGAAAGTCCACCGACACCGTCAAGAGCTACTTCGGCATGCGGAAGATCGCCCTCGCCGACGTCGGCGGCTATCGGAAGCTCGTCCTCAACGGGAAGCCGATCTTCTCACTCGCCCAACTCGACCAGGGCTTCTGGCCGGACGGCCTCTACACCGCGCCCAGTGACGCCGCGATCGCCTTCGACCTGAAGGCGCAGAAGGACCTGGGCTTCAACGCCGTCCGCAAGCACATCAAGGTGGAGTCGCCGCGCTGGTACTACCAGGCCGACAGGCTGGGCCTGCTGGTCTGGCAGGACTTCGTCTCCGGCGACTACAGCACCGCCGCCGGGCAGCAGGAGTTCGTCGACGAGGGCATGGCCGAGATGAGGCTGCTGCACAACTCGCCGTCGGTGATCGGCTGGATCGTCTTCAACGAGGGCTGGGGCGAGTGGGACCGCACGGCCACCGGCAAGCTGACCGAGGCCGTCCGGGCGGCCGACCCGTCCCGGCTGGTCAACGCCCACAGCGGGGTCAACTGCTGCGCCTCCAAGGGTGATTCCGGCAAGGGCGACATCATCGACCACCACGACTACGGCAACACCGACCCGGCGTTCCCGGACGCCACGCGGGCCGCGATGGACGGCGAGCACGGCGGCTTCACCCTCCGCTCCCCCGGCCACCTGTGGCCCGGCGCCCCGGCGGTGATCTACAGCGGCGTGGCCGACAAGGCCGCGCTCACCCAGAGGTACGTGCAGAACACCGAGACCTTCTACCTGGCGGCCGCCGGCGCCGAGCTCTCCGGCTCGGTCTACACCCAGGTCACCGACCTGGAGAACGAGCTCAACGGCCTCTGGACGTACGACCGGCGGCAGATCAAGGTCGACGCGGCGCAGGTCCGCGCCGTCAACCTGAAGGTCATCGCGGCCGGTGCGAACGCCGGGGCCCGCTCCGAGCTGCACGGCGGCGGCTCCTGGGCACTCGACGAGGGCAGCGGCACCGCCGCCGCCGACCAGGGCCCCAACAAGGCCGACCTCGCCCTGACCGGCGGCACCACCTGGGCGCCGGGCGTCAGCGGCAGCGCCCTGAAGTTCAACGGCCAGGGCCAGTACGCGCAGACGGCCGGCCCGGTGCTCGACACCACCAAGAGCTACTCGGTGTCGGCCTGGGTCACCCTGGACGCGCTGCCCGGCAACTACGCCACCGCGGTCAGCCAGGACGGCCGCCGCATCGAGAACCCCTTCTACCTGCAGTACGGCCAGGGGGCGTTCGCGTTCAGCCTGCCCGGCGGCAATCGCGCCCGGCTGCCGATCACCCCGCAGCTCGGCCGCTGGTACCACCTGGTCGGCGTGCACGACGCGGCGAGCGCCACCATCGGGCTGTACGTGGACGGCACCCTCGCCGCCTCCGTCCCGGCGGGCCCGGCCGACGTCGGCACCGGCCCGCTCGCGGTCGGCCGCGCCAAGTACAACGGCCAGAACGGCGACTTCTGGAACGGCTCGGTCGACCTGGTCCACGCCTACGACCGGGCCCTGACCGCGGCGGAGGTGAGCGCCCTGCACACCGCCGAGCAGCCCGCCTGA